The proteins below come from a single Molothrus aeneus isolate 106 chromosome 21, BPBGC_Maene_1.0, whole genome shotgun sequence genomic window:
- the ESPN gene encoding espin isoform X3, translating to MALERALQAARQGDVEALRGLRAAGLLRPGLRDALGASPAHHAARAGRLACLRYLAAEAALRGDARARNGATPAHDAAATGNLACLQWLLTQGGCGVQDTDNSGATILHLAARFGHHDVIDWLLRFGGSDPTAATNTGALPVHYAAVKGDFPSLRLLLGHCPSTLSAQTKTGATPLYLACQEGHLEIIQYLVQDCGADPHARAYDGMTPLHAAAQMGHNTVIVWLMSFTTVSLSERDAEGATAMHFAASRGHAKVLSWLLLHGGEITADGWGGTPLHDAAENGELECCQILVVNGADLSIRDQDGYTAADLADYNGHSHCAQYLRTVENMSVEHRVLSRDPSADGECRQPDSGMSSPNTTASVPQARFEVGSPASTLSNYDSCHSSQSTPPDPLPCAGVPEPALADMQAYMDMLDPEMRPRGRGPAGEGPPPPPPPAFPPPPPPPPSTRPPPPPPGYPAPAPPAAPHTADIYVRAKNNLRHVESQALRRELASRDSSPEGLRRADSSRRSRNFGKQPSTGDYYKHLGHVVAEQPGPQRMAHTEEASPISADTMSNGESKSGAELPPPPPPPPLPDTACPTPPPPPPLAETPAGPRRSSSSTGSTKSFNMMSPTGDNSELLAEIKAGKSLKPTPQSKGFTTVFSGSGQAGANAESPVSSPSPTRTPTPPATPEAAGPPRCLAGGSPEPVLNGSSPVPAAGAGAAAEVEALVPSQDEHGRPIPEWKRQVMVRKLQLRMQEEEEQRRKEKEEEARLASMPAWRRDILRKKLEEEREQKRKEQEKLKREEEEKEKEQSEKLRTLGYDETKLAPWQRQIILKKGDIAKH from the exons ATGGCGCTGGAGCGGGCGCTGCAGGCGGCGCGACAGGGAGACGTGGAGGCgctgcgggggctgcgggcggccgGGCTGCtgcggccggggctgcgggacgcCCTGGGCGCGTCCCCCGCGCACCACGCCGCCCGCGCCGGTCGCCTCGCCTGCCTCCGGTACCTGGCGGCCGAGGCCGCGCTCCGCGGGGACGCGCGGGCGCGAAACGGGGCCACGCCGGCCCACGACGCCGCCGCCACCGGCAACCTCGCCTGTCTCCAGTGGCTGCTCACGCAGGGGGGCTGCGGCGTGCAG gacacagaCAACTCTGGTGCCACCATCCTACACCTGGCAGCCCGCTTCGGTCACCATGATGTGATCGACTGGCTCCTCCGCTTTGGAGGCAGCGACCCCACGGCAGCCACCAACACGGGAGCGCTGCCCGTCCACTACGCCGCAGTGAAAGGGGATTTCCCTTCCCTGCGACTCCTCTTGGGACACTGCCCCAG TACGCTGAGTGCCCAGACCAAGACGGGGGCCACCCCGCTGTACCTCGCCTGCCAGGAAGGCCACCTGGAGATCATCCAGTACCTGGTGCAGGACTGTGGGGCTGACCCCCACGCGCGGGCTTACGACGGCATGACCCCACTGCACGCCGCTGCCCAGATGGGCCACAACACTGTCATCGTATGGCTG ATGAGCTTCACGACGGTGAGCCTGTCGGAGCGGGATGCTGAAGGAGCCACAGCCATGCACTTTGCTGCCAGCCGTGGCCACGCCAAggtgctgagctggctgctgctgcacggCGGGGAGATCACTGCTGATGGCTGGGGCGGCACGCCGCTGCACGATGCCGCCGAGAATGGCGAGCTGGAG tgctgccagatCCTGGTGGTGAACGGTGCCGACCTCAGCATCCGTGACCAGGATGGCTACACAGCAGCCGACCTCGCCGACTACAACGGCCACAGCCACTGTGCCCAGTACCTGCGCACCGTGGAGAACATG agcgTGGAGCACCGCGTGCTGTCGCGAGACCCCTCTGCGGATGGGGAATGCCGACAGCCCGACTCGGGCATGTCATCACCCAACACCACGGCGTCGGTGCCCCAGGCGCGCTTCGAGGTGGGCTCCCCTGCCAGCACCCTCTCCAACTACGACTCCTGCCACTCCAGCCAGTCCA CCCCCCCTGACCCCCTGCCCTGCGCAGGGGTGCCTGAGCCGGCGCTGGCGGACATGCAGGCGTACATGGACATGCTGGACCCTGAGATGCGGCCACGGGGCCGGGGCCCAGCAGGCGAGGGTCCCCCGCCGCCACCACCCCCTGCCTTCCCCCCACCgccacccccaccccccagcACCCGGCCACCCCCGCCACCCCCTGGCTACCCTGCACCTGCGCCCCCCGCTGCCCCCCACACCGCTGACATCTACGTGCGGGCCAAGAACAACCTGCGGCATGTGGAGAGCCAGGCGCTGCGCCGAGAG CTGGCATCGCGTGACAGCAGCCCCGAGGGCCTGCGCCGGGCCGACTCCAGCAGGCGGTCAAGGAATTTCGGCAAGCAGCCGAGCACCGGTGACTACTACAAGCACCTGGGGCACGTCGTGGCCGAGCAGCCAGGCCCCCAGCGAATGGCGCACACCGAGGAG GCATCACCCATCTCGGCGGACACCATGAGCAATGGGGAGAGCAAGTCTGGTGCCGAGCTGCCGCCTCCACCGCCGCCCCCGCCACTGCCCGACACCGCCTGCCCGACGCCCCCACCGCCGCCCCCACTCGCCGAGACTCCCGCCGGCCCCCGCCGCTCCTCCTCCTCTACGGGAA GCACCAAGTCCTTCAACATGATGTCCCCCACCGGCGACAACTCGGAGCTGCTGGCCGAGATCAAAGCTGGGAAGAGCCTCAAGCCAACGCCACAGAGCAAAGGCTTCACCACTGTTTTCTCCGGCAGCGGCCAGGCAGGGGCCAAC GCAGAGTCGCCAGTGTCCTCCCCGTCACCCACCAGGACGCCCACCCCGCCGGCCACCCCCGAGGCTGCTGGGCCGCCACGCTGCCTGGCAGGGGGCTCTCCGGAGCCGGTGCTGAACGGGAGCTCACCGGTGCCGGCAGCAGGCGCTGGGGCAGCGGCGGAGGTGGAGGCGCTGGTGCCCAGCCAGGACGAGCACGGCCGGCCCATCCCCGAGTGGAAGCGGCAGGTGATGGTTCGCAAGCTGCAGCTCCGcatgcaggaggaagaggagcagcggCGCAAG gagaaggaagaggaggcgCGCCTGGCCAGCATGCCGGCCTGGAGGAGGGACATCCTGCGCAAGAAGCTGGAGGAAGAGAG GGAGCAGAAACG GaaagagcaggagaagctgaagcgagaggaggaggagaaggagaaggagcagtcGGAAAAGCTAAGGACTCTCGGGTACGATGAGACAAAGCTGGCGCCCTGGCAGCGACAGATCATCCTCAAGAAGGGGGACATAGCCAAGCACTAG
- the ESPN gene encoding espin isoform X1: MALERALQAARQGDVEALRGLRAAGLLRPGLRDALGASPAHHAARAGRLACLRYLAAEAALRGDARARNGATPAHDAAATGNLACLQWLLTQGGCGVQDTDNSGATILHLAARFGHHDVIDWLLRFGGSDPTAATNTGALPVHYAAVKGDFPSLRLLLGHCPSTLSAQTKTGATPLYLACQEGHLEIIQYLVQDCGADPHARAYDGMTPLHAAAQMGHNTVIVWLMSFTTVSLSERDAEGATAMHFAASRGHAKVLSWLLLHGGEITADGWGGTPLHDAAENGELECCQILVVNGADLSIRDQDGYTAADLADYNGHSHCAQYLRTVENMSVEHRVLSRDPSADGECRQPDSGMSSPNTTASVPQARFEVGSPASTLSNYDSCHSSQSTPPDPLPCAGVPEPALADMQAYMDMLDPEMRPRGRGPAGEGPPPPPPPAFPPPPPPPPSTRPPPPPPGYPAPAPPAAPHTADIYVRAKNNLRHVESQALRRELASRDSSPEGLRRADSSRRSRNFGKQPSTGDYYKHLGHVVAEQPGPQRMAHTEEVSPAPRACAQLSGKGTEQRLPMLPFQASPISADTMSNGESKSGAELPPPPPPPPLPDTACPTPPPPPPLAETPAGPRRSSSSTGSTKSFNMMSPTGDNSELLAEIKAGKSLKPTPQSKGFTTVFSGSGQAGANAESPVSSPSPTRTPTPPATPEAAGPPRCLAGGSPEPVLNGSSPVPAAGAGAAAEVEALVPSQDEHGRPIPEWKRQVMVRKLQLRMQEEEEQRRKEKEEEARLASMPAWRRDILRKKLEEEREQKRKEQEKLKREEEEKEKEQSEKLRTLGYDETKLAPWQRQIILKKGDIAKH; encoded by the exons ATGGCGCTGGAGCGGGCGCTGCAGGCGGCGCGACAGGGAGACGTGGAGGCgctgcgggggctgcgggcggccgGGCTGCtgcggccggggctgcgggacgcCCTGGGCGCGTCCCCCGCGCACCACGCCGCCCGCGCCGGTCGCCTCGCCTGCCTCCGGTACCTGGCGGCCGAGGCCGCGCTCCGCGGGGACGCGCGGGCGCGAAACGGGGCCACGCCGGCCCACGACGCCGCCGCCACCGGCAACCTCGCCTGTCTCCAGTGGCTGCTCACGCAGGGGGGCTGCGGCGTGCAG gacacagaCAACTCTGGTGCCACCATCCTACACCTGGCAGCCCGCTTCGGTCACCATGATGTGATCGACTGGCTCCTCCGCTTTGGAGGCAGCGACCCCACGGCAGCCACCAACACGGGAGCGCTGCCCGTCCACTACGCCGCAGTGAAAGGGGATTTCCCTTCCCTGCGACTCCTCTTGGGACACTGCCCCAG TACGCTGAGTGCCCAGACCAAGACGGGGGCCACCCCGCTGTACCTCGCCTGCCAGGAAGGCCACCTGGAGATCATCCAGTACCTGGTGCAGGACTGTGGGGCTGACCCCCACGCGCGGGCTTACGACGGCATGACCCCACTGCACGCCGCTGCCCAGATGGGCCACAACACTGTCATCGTATGGCTG ATGAGCTTCACGACGGTGAGCCTGTCGGAGCGGGATGCTGAAGGAGCCACAGCCATGCACTTTGCTGCCAGCCGTGGCCACGCCAAggtgctgagctggctgctgctgcacggCGGGGAGATCACTGCTGATGGCTGGGGCGGCACGCCGCTGCACGATGCCGCCGAGAATGGCGAGCTGGAG tgctgccagatCCTGGTGGTGAACGGTGCCGACCTCAGCATCCGTGACCAGGATGGCTACACAGCAGCCGACCTCGCCGACTACAACGGCCACAGCCACTGTGCCCAGTACCTGCGCACCGTGGAGAACATG agcgTGGAGCACCGCGTGCTGTCGCGAGACCCCTCTGCGGATGGGGAATGCCGACAGCCCGACTCGGGCATGTCATCACCCAACACCACGGCGTCGGTGCCCCAGGCGCGCTTCGAGGTGGGCTCCCCTGCCAGCACCCTCTCCAACTACGACTCCTGCCACTCCAGCCAGTCCA CCCCCCCTGACCCCCTGCCCTGCGCAGGGGTGCCTGAGCCGGCGCTGGCGGACATGCAGGCGTACATGGACATGCTGGACCCTGAGATGCGGCCACGGGGCCGGGGCCCAGCAGGCGAGGGTCCCCCGCCGCCACCACCCCCTGCCTTCCCCCCACCgccacccccaccccccagcACCCGGCCACCCCCGCCACCCCCTGGCTACCCTGCACCTGCGCCCCCCGCTGCCCCCCACACCGCTGACATCTACGTGCGGGCCAAGAACAACCTGCGGCATGTGGAGAGCCAGGCGCTGCGCCGAGAG CTGGCATCGCGTGACAGCAGCCCCGAGGGCCTGCGCCGGGCCGACTCCAGCAGGCGGTCAAGGAATTTCGGCAAGCAGCCGAGCACCGGTGACTACTACAAGCACCTGGGGCACGTCGTGGCCGAGCAGCCAGGCCCCCAGCGAATGGCGCACACCGAGGAGGTGAGCCCTGCTCCGCGAGCCTGTGCGCAGCTCAGTGGCAAGGGCACCGAGCAACGCCTGCCCATGCTCCCTTTCCAGGCATCACCCATCTCGGCGGACACCATGAGCAATGGGGAGAGCAAGTCTGGTGCCGAGCTGCCGCCTCCACCGCCGCCCCCGCCACTGCCCGACACCGCCTGCCCGACGCCCCCACCGCCGCCCCCACTCGCCGAGACTCCCGCCGGCCCCCGCCGCTCCTCCTCCTCTACGGGAA GCACCAAGTCCTTCAACATGATGTCCCCCACCGGCGACAACTCGGAGCTGCTGGCCGAGATCAAAGCTGGGAAGAGCCTCAAGCCAACGCCACAGAGCAAAGGCTTCACCACTGTTTTCTCCGGCAGCGGCCAGGCAGGGGCCAAC GCAGAGTCGCCAGTGTCCTCCCCGTCACCCACCAGGACGCCCACCCCGCCGGCCACCCCCGAGGCTGCTGGGCCGCCACGCTGCCTGGCAGGGGGCTCTCCGGAGCCGGTGCTGAACGGGAGCTCACCGGTGCCGGCAGCAGGCGCTGGGGCAGCGGCGGAGGTGGAGGCGCTGGTGCCCAGCCAGGACGAGCACGGCCGGCCCATCCCCGAGTGGAAGCGGCAGGTGATGGTTCGCAAGCTGCAGCTCCGcatgcaggaggaagaggagcagcggCGCAAG gagaaggaagaggaggcgCGCCTGGCCAGCATGCCGGCCTGGAGGAGGGACATCCTGCGCAAGAAGCTGGAGGAAGAGAG GGAGCAGAAACG GaaagagcaggagaagctgaagcgagaggaggaggagaaggagaaggagcagtcGGAAAAGCTAAGGACTCTCGGGTACGATGAGACAAAGCTGGCGCCCTGGCAGCGACAGATCATCCTCAAGAAGGGGGACATAGCCAAGCACTAG
- the ESPN gene encoding espin isoform X2, protein MALERALQAARQGDVEALRGLRAAGLLRPGLRDALGASPAHHAARAGRLACLRYLAAEAALRGDARARNGATPAHDAAATGNLACLQWLLTQGGCGVQDTDNSGATILHLAARFGHHDVIDWLLRFGGSDPTAATNTGALPVHYAAVKGDFPSLRLLLGHCPSTLSAQTKTGATPLYLACQEGHLEIIQYLVQDCGADPHARAYDGMTPLHAAAQMGHNTVIVWLMSFTTVSLSERDAEGATAMHFAASRGHAKVLSWLLLHGGEITADGWGGTPLHDAAENGELECCQILVVNGADLSIRDQDGYTAADLADYNGHSHCAQYLRTVENMSVEHRVLSRDPSADGECRQPDSGMSSPNTTASVPQARFEVGSPASTLSNYDSCHSSQSTPPDPLPCAGVPEPALADMQAYMDMLDPEMRPRGRGPAGEGPPPPPPPAFPPPPPPPPSTRPPPPPPGYPAPAPPAAPHTADIYVRAKNNLRHVESQALRRELASRDSSPEGLRRADSSRRSRNFGKQPSTGDYYKHLGHVVAEQPGPQRMAHTEEASPISADTMSNGESKSGAELPPPPPPPPLPDTACPTPPPPPPLAETPAGPRRSSSSTGRGKALRQMKSTKSFNMMSPTGDNSELLAEIKAGKSLKPTPQSKGFTTVFSGSGQAGANAESPVSSPSPTRTPTPPATPEAAGPPRCLAGGSPEPVLNGSSPVPAAGAGAAAEVEALVPSQDEHGRPIPEWKRQVMVRKLQLRMQEEEEQRRKEKEEEARLASMPAWRRDILRKKLEEEREQKRKEQEKLKREEEEKEKEQSEKLRTLGYDETKLAPWQRQIILKKGDIAKH, encoded by the exons ATGGCGCTGGAGCGGGCGCTGCAGGCGGCGCGACAGGGAGACGTGGAGGCgctgcgggggctgcgggcggccgGGCTGCtgcggccggggctgcgggacgcCCTGGGCGCGTCCCCCGCGCACCACGCCGCCCGCGCCGGTCGCCTCGCCTGCCTCCGGTACCTGGCGGCCGAGGCCGCGCTCCGCGGGGACGCGCGGGCGCGAAACGGGGCCACGCCGGCCCACGACGCCGCCGCCACCGGCAACCTCGCCTGTCTCCAGTGGCTGCTCACGCAGGGGGGCTGCGGCGTGCAG gacacagaCAACTCTGGTGCCACCATCCTACACCTGGCAGCCCGCTTCGGTCACCATGATGTGATCGACTGGCTCCTCCGCTTTGGAGGCAGCGACCCCACGGCAGCCACCAACACGGGAGCGCTGCCCGTCCACTACGCCGCAGTGAAAGGGGATTTCCCTTCCCTGCGACTCCTCTTGGGACACTGCCCCAG TACGCTGAGTGCCCAGACCAAGACGGGGGCCACCCCGCTGTACCTCGCCTGCCAGGAAGGCCACCTGGAGATCATCCAGTACCTGGTGCAGGACTGTGGGGCTGACCCCCACGCGCGGGCTTACGACGGCATGACCCCACTGCACGCCGCTGCCCAGATGGGCCACAACACTGTCATCGTATGGCTG ATGAGCTTCACGACGGTGAGCCTGTCGGAGCGGGATGCTGAAGGAGCCACAGCCATGCACTTTGCTGCCAGCCGTGGCCACGCCAAggtgctgagctggctgctgctgcacggCGGGGAGATCACTGCTGATGGCTGGGGCGGCACGCCGCTGCACGATGCCGCCGAGAATGGCGAGCTGGAG tgctgccagatCCTGGTGGTGAACGGTGCCGACCTCAGCATCCGTGACCAGGATGGCTACACAGCAGCCGACCTCGCCGACTACAACGGCCACAGCCACTGTGCCCAGTACCTGCGCACCGTGGAGAACATG agcgTGGAGCACCGCGTGCTGTCGCGAGACCCCTCTGCGGATGGGGAATGCCGACAGCCCGACTCGGGCATGTCATCACCCAACACCACGGCGTCGGTGCCCCAGGCGCGCTTCGAGGTGGGCTCCCCTGCCAGCACCCTCTCCAACTACGACTCCTGCCACTCCAGCCAGTCCA CCCCCCCTGACCCCCTGCCCTGCGCAGGGGTGCCTGAGCCGGCGCTGGCGGACATGCAGGCGTACATGGACATGCTGGACCCTGAGATGCGGCCACGGGGCCGGGGCCCAGCAGGCGAGGGTCCCCCGCCGCCACCACCCCCTGCCTTCCCCCCACCgccacccccaccccccagcACCCGGCCACCCCCGCCACCCCCTGGCTACCCTGCACCTGCGCCCCCCGCTGCCCCCCACACCGCTGACATCTACGTGCGGGCCAAGAACAACCTGCGGCATGTGGAGAGCCAGGCGCTGCGCCGAGAG CTGGCATCGCGTGACAGCAGCCCCGAGGGCCTGCGCCGGGCCGACTCCAGCAGGCGGTCAAGGAATTTCGGCAAGCAGCCGAGCACCGGTGACTACTACAAGCACCTGGGGCACGTCGTGGCCGAGCAGCCAGGCCCCCAGCGAATGGCGCACACCGAGGAG GCATCACCCATCTCGGCGGACACCATGAGCAATGGGGAGAGCAAGTCTGGTGCCGAGCTGCCGCCTCCACCGCCGCCCCCGCCACTGCCCGACACCGCCTGCCCGACGCCCCCACCGCCGCCCCCACTCGCCGAGACTCCCGCCGGCCCCCGCCGCTCCTCCTCCTCTACGGGAA GAGGAAAGGCGCTCAGGCAGATGAAGA GCACCAAGTCCTTCAACATGATGTCCCCCACCGGCGACAACTCGGAGCTGCTGGCCGAGATCAAAGCTGGGAAGAGCCTCAAGCCAACGCCACAGAGCAAAGGCTTCACCACTGTTTTCTCCGGCAGCGGCCAGGCAGGGGCCAAC GCAGAGTCGCCAGTGTCCTCCCCGTCACCCACCAGGACGCCCACCCCGCCGGCCACCCCCGAGGCTGCTGGGCCGCCACGCTGCCTGGCAGGGGGCTCTCCGGAGCCGGTGCTGAACGGGAGCTCACCGGTGCCGGCAGCAGGCGCTGGGGCAGCGGCGGAGGTGGAGGCGCTGGTGCCCAGCCAGGACGAGCACGGCCGGCCCATCCCCGAGTGGAAGCGGCAGGTGATGGTTCGCAAGCTGCAGCTCCGcatgcaggaggaagaggagcagcggCGCAAG gagaaggaagaggaggcgCGCCTGGCCAGCATGCCGGCCTGGAGGAGGGACATCCTGCGCAAGAAGCTGGAGGAAGAGAG GGAGCAGAAACG GaaagagcaggagaagctgaagcgagaggaggaggagaaggagaaggagcagtcGGAAAAGCTAAGGACTCTCGGGTACGATGAGACAAAGCTGGCGCCCTGGCAGCGACAGATCATCCTCAAGAAGGGGGACATAGCCAAGCACTAG